The following are encoded together in the Pygocentrus nattereri isolate fPygNat1 chromosome 3, fPygNat1.pri, whole genome shotgun sequence genome:
- the uba5 gene encoding ubiquitin-like modifier-activating enzyme 5 isoform X1, with amino-acid sequence MATAEELKRRVRELENELIKCKQRRSSEEQVHARAKIEKMSAEVVDSNPYSRLMALKRMGIVDNYEKIRSFAVAVVGVGGVGSVTAEMLTRCGIGKLLLFDYDKVELANMNRLFFQPHQAGLSKVEAAENTLRNINPDVVFETHNYNITTMDSFTHFMDRISNGGLEEGKPVDLVLSCVDNFEARMAINTACNELGQVWMESGVSENAVSGHIQLIIPGETACFACAPPLVVAASIDEKTLKKDGVCAASLPTTMGVVAGILVQNVLKYLLGFGSVSYYLGYNAMQDFFPTMAMKANPQCDDQHCRRQQEEYKSKVTEHPKQEAVEEEVVVVVHEENEWGIEVVSEVTEAELQAASGPEPDLPEGITVAYTIPEKEETSGQTVEETDQSLEDLMAQMRKM; translated from the exons ATGGCCACAGCTGAAGAACTAAAACGTCGTGTTCGTGAGTTAGAAAACGAGCTTATAAAGTGCAAGCAAAGACGAAGCAGCGAGGAGCAAGTGCATGCAAGAGCGAAGATTGAAAAAATGAGCGCTGAGGTGGTGGACTCAAACCCATACAG TCGACTGATGGCTTTGAAGCGAATGGGCATAGTGGACAATTATGAG AAAATCCGATCTTTTGCCGTGGCTGTGGTGGGAGTGGGAGGAGTGGGCAGCGTTACTGCAGAAATGCTCACAAGGTGTGGCATTGGTAAG TTACTGCTGTTCGACTATGACAAAGTGGAGCTGGCTAACATGAACCGCCTCTTCTTCCAGCCACACCAGGCAGGACTTAGCAAAGTGGAAGCAGCAGAAAATACTCTGAG GAACATCAATCCAGATGTTGTATTTGAGACTCACAATTACAACATCACCACCATGGACAGCTTCACACATTTCATGGACCGCATCAG TAATGGTGGACTGGAGGAAGGAAAGCCTGTGGACTTGGTGTTAAGTTGTGTTGACAATTTCGAGGCACGAATGGCAATTAATACA GCGTGTAATGAACTGGGTCAGGTCTGGATGGAATCTGGAGTCAGTGAAAATGCTGTGTCTGGACATATACAACTCATCATTCCAGGGGAAACGGCTTGCTTTGCT TGTGCCCCTCCCCTTGTAGTAGCAGCCAGCATTGATGAGAAAACTCTCAAGAAGGATGGAGTTTGTGCAGCCAGTCTACCCACTACCATGGGTGTCGTTGCTGGGATCCTCGtgcaaaatgtcttgaa GTATCTACTTGGATTTGGATCGGTCAGCTATTACCTAGGCTACAATGCCATGCAGGACTTCTTCCCTACCATGGCCATGAAAGCTAACCCACAGTGTGATGACCAACACTGCAGGAGGCAACAGGAAGAGTACAAG TCAAAAGTAACAGAGCACCCAAAACAGGAAGCGGTGGAGgaggaagtagtagtagtagtacacGAAGAGAATGAATGGG GCATAGAAGTGGTGTCTGAGGTGACTGAGGCAGAGCTTCAGGCTGCATCAGGACCAGAACCAGATTTACCAGAGGGTATAACCGTAGCATACACCATACCTGAGAAG GAAGAGACCTCAGGACAGACAGTAGAGGAGACTGACCAGAGTCTAGAGGACCTGATGGCTCAGATGAGGAAGATGTAG
- the uba5 gene encoding ubiquitin-like modifier-activating enzyme 5 isoform X2 → MRKSDLLPWLWWEWEEWAALLQKCSQGVALLLLFDYDKVELANMNRLFFQPHQAGLSKVEAAENTLRNINPDVVFETHNYNITTMDSFTHFMDRISNGGLEEGKPVDLVLSCVDNFEARMAINTACNELGQVWMESGVSENAVSGHIQLIIPGETACFACAPPLVVAASIDEKTLKKDGVCAASLPTTMGVVAGILVQNVLKYLLGFGSVSYYLGYNAMQDFFPTMAMKANPQCDDQHCRRQQEEYKSKVTEHPKQEAVEEEVVVVVHEENEWGIEVVSEVTEAELQAASGPEPDLPEGITVAYTIPEKEETSGQTVEETDQSLEDLMAQMRKM, encoded by the exons ATGAG AAAATCCGATCTTTTGCCGTGGCTGTGGTGGGAGTGGGAGGAGTGGGCAGCGTTACTGCAGAAATGCTCACAAGGTGTGGCATTG TTACTGCTGTTCGACTATGACAAAGTGGAGCTGGCTAACATGAACCGCCTCTTCTTCCAGCCACACCAGGCAGGACTTAGCAAAGTGGAAGCAGCAGAAAATACTCTGAG GAACATCAATCCAGATGTTGTATTTGAGACTCACAATTACAACATCACCACCATGGACAGCTTCACACATTTCATGGACCGCATCAG TAATGGTGGACTGGAGGAAGGAAAGCCTGTGGACTTGGTGTTAAGTTGTGTTGACAATTTCGAGGCACGAATGGCAATTAATACA GCGTGTAATGAACTGGGTCAGGTCTGGATGGAATCTGGAGTCAGTGAAAATGCTGTGTCTGGACATATACAACTCATCATTCCAGGGGAAACGGCTTGCTTTGCT TGTGCCCCTCCCCTTGTAGTAGCAGCCAGCATTGATGAGAAAACTCTCAAGAAGGATGGAGTTTGTGCAGCCAGTCTACCCACTACCATGGGTGTCGTTGCTGGGATCCTCGtgcaaaatgtcttgaa GTATCTACTTGGATTTGGATCGGTCAGCTATTACCTAGGCTACAATGCCATGCAGGACTTCTTCCCTACCATGGCCATGAAAGCTAACCCACAGTGTGATGACCAACACTGCAGGAGGCAACAGGAAGAGTACAAG TCAAAAGTAACAGAGCACCCAAAACAGGAAGCGGTGGAGgaggaagtagtagtagtagtacacGAAGAGAATGAATGGG GCATAGAAGTGGTGTCTGAGGTGACTGAGGCAGAGCTTCAGGCTGCATCAGGACCAGAACCAGATTTACCAGAGGGTATAACCGTAGCATACACCATACCTGAGAAG GAAGAGACCTCAGGACAGACAGTAGAGGAGACTGACCAGAGTCTAGAGGACCTGATGGCTCAGATGAGGAAGATGTAG